From the Longimicrobium sp. genome, one window contains:
- the gcvT gene encoding glycine cleavage system aminomethyltransferase GcvT produces MAEATLHRTPLYAEHVALNAKIVPFAGYEMPVQYPAGITAEHQAVRNAAGLFDVSHMGEFIVRGERALEFVQHVTTNDASKIEVGQAQYSTLCNDDGFLLDDLLVYRFPDHYMLVVNGSNREKDWAWVSRFAGDFGVELEDRTDDIALLALQGPRAQAILARLTDHDLDSIRYYRFAEGTVDGIPMIISRTGYTGEDGFELYVGADDAAALWRRLLEVGKEDGLLPTGLGCRDSLRLEMGYALYGNDLDEARTPLEAGLAWVTKLDKGEFVGRDALRRQKEEGVKVRLAGFKLRERGFPRHGYPVEYNGERSGEVTSGTMSPTLGYGVGLAYVPVAAAKPGTEIGIVIRDRAVPAEVMRPPFHTGGTVRT; encoded by the coding sequence ATGGCCGAAGCCACCCTGCACCGCACGCCGCTGTACGCGGAGCACGTCGCCCTCAACGCCAAGATCGTCCCGTTCGCGGGGTACGAGATGCCCGTGCAGTACCCGGCCGGCATCACCGCCGAGCACCAGGCGGTCCGCAACGCCGCCGGGCTCTTCGACGTGTCGCACATGGGCGAGTTCATCGTCCGCGGTGAGCGCGCGCTGGAGTTCGTGCAGCACGTCACCACCAACGACGCTTCCAAGATCGAGGTTGGGCAGGCGCAGTACTCCACCCTCTGCAACGACGACGGCTTCCTGCTGGACGACCTCCTCGTCTACCGCTTCCCCGACCACTACATGCTGGTGGTGAACGGGTCGAACCGCGAAAAGGATTGGGCGTGGGTGTCGCGCTTCGCGGGCGACTTCGGGGTGGAGCTGGAGGACCGGACGGATGACATCGCGCTGCTCGCGCTGCAGGGCCCGCGCGCGCAGGCGATCCTTGCGCGGCTTACGGACCACGACCTGGACTCGATCCGCTACTACCGCTTCGCCGAGGGGACGGTGGACGGCATCCCCATGATCATCTCGCGCACGGGCTACACCGGCGAAGACGGCTTCGAGCTGTACGTGGGCGCGGACGACGCGGCGGCGCTCTGGAGGCGGCTGCTGGAGGTGGGCAAGGAGGACGGGCTGCTTCCCACCGGCCTCGGGTGCCGCGACTCGCTGCGGCTGGAGATGGGATACGCGCTCTACGGCAACGACCTGGACGAAGCGCGCACGCCGCTGGAGGCCGGCCTCGCCTGGGTCACCAAGCTGGACAAGGGCGAGTTCGTGGGACGCGACGCCCTGCGCCGCCAGAAGGAGGAGGGGGTGAAGGTGCGCCTCGCCGGCTTCAAGCTCCGCGAGCGCGGCTTCCCGCGCCACGGGTACCCGGTGGAGTACAACGGGGAGCGCTCCGGCGAGGTCACCAGCGGCACCATGAGTCCGACGCTCGGCTACGGCGTGGGGCTGGCGTACGTCCCCGTCGCGGCGGCGAAGCCGGGGACGGAGATCGGGATCGTGATCCGCGACCGCGCGGTGCCGGCCGAGGTGATGCGCCCCCCCTTCCATACCGGGGGGACGGTCCGCACGTGA
- a CDS encoding sigma-54 dependent transcriptional regulator, with the protein MADAVLITTEDLEPAVRLRAAFEEAGIRTELLASGESLAEAVGEPVLLVITGGLRERRARSLIQQARGRAPVIGLTEPTEPTEPTGRAVCRELGLADCFPKPIDVDEVALIGRRLIQREELREIIGIVGETEEMEEVLERIVQIAPVNSTVLILGESGTGKELVARGIHALSPRRHRPFIAVNVAALTETLLESELFGHEKGAFTGAAALRKGLFELANGGTIFLDEMGEMPQATQTKLLRVLEEREFRRVGGEESIRVDVRVVAATNRDLREQVALGEFRRDLYHRLNVLRIDLPPLRQRRADIPRLIDRFIREFSAQHDRPFVGIDPEALRVLVEYDWPGNVRELRNLVESMVVLAPGRVIRPEDIPPEVRHKRTGSLLPVLAPRPVSQERGRREDGGGPSPELEFVLRTLYDLRMNLEDLRRDVEDIRKRDQPVIALPAATGYAPYGQPVIPLGAPIAPPEPIPHEEEGVVVFRRGMTLADMEREAITVALREARGNRRRAAEMLGMGERTLYRKLKEYEMEPGESA; encoded by the coding sequence GTGGCCGACGCGGTCCTGATCACCACCGAAGACCTGGAGCCCGCGGTCCGGCTGCGCGCCGCCTTCGAAGAGGCGGGGATCCGCACCGAGCTGCTGGCCTCCGGCGAATCGCTCGCCGAAGCCGTCGGCGAGCCGGTCCTGCTCGTAATCACCGGCGGCCTGCGGGAGCGGCGTGCGCGCTCGCTGATCCAGCAGGCGCGCGGCCGTGCGCCCGTCATCGGCCTCACCGAGCCCACGGAGCCCACGGAGCCCACCGGCCGCGCCGTCTGCCGCGAGCTGGGGCTGGCCGACTGCTTCCCCAAGCCGATCGACGTGGACGAGGTGGCGCTCATCGGCCGCCGCCTGATCCAGCGCGAGGAGCTGCGCGAGATCATCGGCATCGTGGGCGAGACGGAGGAGATGGAGGAGGTGCTGGAGCGCATCGTCCAGATCGCCCCCGTCAACTCAACCGTGCTCATCCTCGGCGAGAGCGGCACGGGGAAGGAGCTGGTGGCCCGCGGCATCCATGCCCTCTCGCCGCGCAGGCACCGGCCGTTCATTGCCGTCAACGTCGCCGCGCTCACCGAGACGCTGCTGGAGAGCGAGCTCTTCGGCCACGAAAAGGGCGCGTTCACCGGCGCGGCGGCGCTTCGCAAGGGGCTCTTCGAGCTGGCCAACGGCGGCACCATCTTCCTGGACGAGATGGGGGAGATGCCGCAGGCGACCCAGACCAAGCTCCTGCGCGTCCTGGAGGAGCGCGAGTTCAGGCGCGTGGGCGGCGAGGAGTCGATCCGGGTGGATGTGCGGGTGGTGGCCGCAACGAATCGCGACCTTCGCGAGCAGGTGGCGCTGGGCGAATTCCGGCGCGACCTGTACCACCGGCTGAACGTCCTGCGCATCGACCTTCCGCCGCTGCGCCAGCGCCGCGCGGACATCCCGCGCCTCATCGACCGCTTCATCCGCGAGTTCAGCGCGCAGCACGACCGTCCCTTCGTGGGGATCGATCCGGAGGCGCTGCGCGTGCTGGTGGAGTACGACTGGCCGGGGAACGTGCGCGAGCTGCGCAACCTGGTGGAGAGCATGGTGGTGCTCGCCCCCGGCCGCGTGATCCGCCCCGAGGACATTCCCCCCGAGGTGCGCCACAAGCGCACGGGCTCCCTGCTCCCGGTGCTGGCGCCGCGCCCCGTGTCGCAGGAGCGCGGGAGGCGCGAGGATGGCGGGGGCCCGTCGCCGGAACTGGAGTTCGTGCTGCGCACGCTGTACGACCTGCGCATGAATCTGGAGGATCTGCGTCGCGACGTGGAGGATATCCGCAAGCGCGACCAGCCCGTCATCGCCCTCCCGGCGGCCACGGGGTACGCGCCGTACGGCCAGCCCGTGATCCCGCTGGGCGCTCCCATCGCGCCGCCGGAGCCCATTCCGCACGAGGAGGAGGGCGTCGTCGTCTTCCGCCGCGGGATGACGCTGGCGGACATGGAGCGCGAGGCCATCACCGTCGCCCTGCGCGAAGCCCGCGGCAACCGCCGCCGCGCCGCGGAGATGCTGGGGATGGGCGAGCGCACGCTGTACCGGAAGTTGAAGGAGTACGAGATGGAGCCGGGCGAAAGTGCGTGA
- a CDS encoding class I SAM-dependent RNA methyltransferase, which yields MTAPFPIFAATAPGLEPLAAAELRALGIRAAAEQGGVAWEGSAEELYTANLWLRTASRVTVGAAEFRARTFFELERHARKIPWERWVAKGRAVRLRVTSRKSKLYHEGAIAERVLDAIERRVGGLGGAEVARDDDGDEDAGDAQLFVVRFVRDGCIVRADASGALLHLRGYRQAVARAPLRETLAAAALLGSRWPGDAPLLDPMCGSGTIPIEGALIARNIAPGLAGADREPRRFAFQEWPDADATAWRRVVERAQSAIRPSAPAPIQGSDRDAGAIEAAKSNAERAGVLADVDLAVAPVSAIDPPAGPGWIVTNPPYGIRVGETEALRNLYAALGHAARQRAPNWTMALLSAESRLDSQVGVAFENAFQTRNGGIPVHLAVGRVGEG from the coding sequence TTGACTGCCCCCTTCCCAATCTTCGCCGCGACCGCGCCCGGGCTTGAGCCACTGGCGGCGGCGGAGCTGCGCGCGCTGGGGATCCGGGCGGCGGCCGAGCAGGGGGGCGTCGCGTGGGAAGGGAGCGCGGAGGAGCTGTACACGGCCAACCTCTGGCTGCGCACGGCCAGCCGTGTCACGGTCGGAGCGGCGGAGTTCAGGGCGCGCACCTTTTTCGAGCTGGAGCGGCACGCGCGCAAGATCCCGTGGGAGCGATGGGTGGCGAAGGGGCGGGCGGTGCGGCTGCGCGTCACGTCGCGCAAGTCCAAGCTCTACCACGAGGGCGCCATCGCGGAGCGGGTGCTGGACGCCATCGAGCGGCGCGTTGGTGGGCTGGGTGGCGCGGAGGTGGCGCGCGACGACGACGGCGATGAGGATGCGGGCGATGCGCAGCTCTTCGTCGTGCGCTTCGTGCGCGACGGCTGCATCGTGCGGGCGGATGCGTCCGGCGCGCTGCTGCACCTGCGCGGCTACCGGCAGGCCGTCGCCCGCGCGCCGCTCCGCGAGACGCTCGCCGCCGCCGCGCTCCTGGGAAGCCGCTGGCCCGGCGACGCCCCGCTCCTCGACCCCATGTGCGGCTCGGGGACGATCCCCATCGAGGGCGCGCTGATTGCCCGCAACATCGCGCCGGGGCTGGCGGGCGCGGACCGCGAGCCCCGGCGCTTCGCCTTCCAGGAGTGGCCGGACGCGGACGCGACGGCGTGGCGGCGCGTGGTGGAGCGCGCCCAATCCGCCATCCGCCCCTCCGCCCCCGCCCCTATCCAGGGCTCCGACCGCGACGCCGGCGCCATCGAAGCCGCCAAGTCCAACGCCGAACGCGCCGGCGTCCTCGCCGACGTGGATCTCGCCGTCGCCCCCGTCTCCGCCATCGATCCTCCGGCAGGCCCGGGCTGGATCGTCACCAACCCGCCCTACGGCATCCGCGTCGGCGAGACGGAGGCGCTGCGAAACCTCTACGCGGCGCTCGGCCACGCCGCCCGCCAGCGCGCCCCCAACTGGACGATGGCCCTCCTCTCCGCCGAATCCCGCCTCGACTCCCAGGTCGGCGTCGCCTTCGAGAACGCCTTCCAAACCCGCAACGGCGGCATCCCCGTGCACTTGGCGGTGGGCAGGGTGGGGGAGGGGTGA
- a CDS encoding LysM peptidoglycan-binding domain-containing protein, producing the protein MRTPLVAAIAGLAAAAPLAAQQQPPAQQERVHVVRQGDTLWELARTYMSDPFLWPEIFRLNTDVVQDPARIYPSERLVLPGAAREAEGPRDGRTVFYRDEDAEDRAIVGASTAPYSVVTPGDFYRASFVAPDAEVRPVGRLAEVVSPTEVALDRLPGIQPYDRVYVAMGAGSGTQVGDRLHFVRPARELRPSGRMWESTGIATVAAVEDGVATAVMIRLFGEVRPGDLALPAARFEVPAGVRPEASTGLQGRLLGLETEHPIVATMEYAFLDVGRQAGVREGDEFEVYLPREARSWGSRPEIRVGRMQVVKVMDRTATVKITAIEQPAMRPGLPVRRVARMP; encoded by the coding sequence GTGAGAACGCCACTCGTCGCCGCCATCGCCGGCCTGGCCGCAGCAGCGCCCCTGGCCGCACAGCAGCAGCCGCCCGCGCAGCAGGAGCGTGTGCACGTCGTCCGCCAGGGAGACACCCTGTGGGAGCTGGCGCGCACCTACATGAGCGACCCGTTCCTCTGGCCGGAGATCTTTCGGCTCAACACGGACGTGGTGCAGGACCCCGCGCGGATCTATCCTTCCGAGCGGCTCGTCCTTCCCGGCGCCGCGCGCGAAGCCGAGGGACCCCGCGACGGGCGCACGGTGTTCTACCGGGACGAGGACGCGGAGGACCGCGCCATCGTGGGCGCCTCCACCGCGCCGTACTCCGTGGTGACGCCGGGCGACTTCTACCGCGCGTCGTTCGTGGCGCCGGATGCCGAGGTGCGGCCCGTGGGGCGGCTGGCGGAGGTCGTCTCGCCCACCGAGGTGGCGCTGGACCGGCTTCCGGGAATCCAACCGTACGACCGGGTGTACGTAGCGATGGGCGCGGGGAGCGGCACCCAGGTGGGCGACCGCCTGCACTTCGTCCGCCCCGCGCGCGAGCTGCGACCCTCCGGCCGCATGTGGGAGTCCACGGGCATCGCCACGGTGGCCGCCGTGGAGGACGGGGTCGCGACGGCGGTGATGATCCGCCTGTTCGGCGAGGTACGGCCGGGCGACCTGGCGCTCCCCGCGGCGCGCTTCGAGGTCCCCGCGGGTGTGCGCCCGGAGGCGTCGACCGGGCTGCAGGGGCGGCTCCTGGGGCTGGAGACGGAGCACCCCATCGTGGCCACCATGGAGTACGCCTTCCTGGACGTGGGCCGGCAGGCCGGGGTGCGCGAGGGCGACGAGTTCGAGGTCTACCTCCCGCGCGAGGCGCGCAGCTGGGGGAGCCGCCCCGAGATCCGCGTGGGGCGCATGCAGGTGGTGAAGGTGATGGACCGCACCGCGACGGTGAAGATCACCGCGATCGAGCAGCCGGCGATGCGGCCGGGGCTCCCGGTGCGCAGGGTGGCACGGATGCCGTGA